From the genome of Nicotiana tabacum cultivar K326 chromosome 17, ASM71507v2, whole genome shotgun sequence:
TTGCAAAGGTGTGCTTGGTATTAAGAAAAATATAACTTTATCATTTACAGGAAAACGAAATTACATTATACCAAATACAGATAATGATGGAAGATTTAAGATCATTCAAGACAATGAAATCCACTGACCTTAAATACGATTtcactttgttcaattggcaTCAGCTTGAGGAGGGAATATAACGAGATTGAACTCAATGTTTCCTGGAGCTTGCATCTCAAGTTTCTTCCTTTTGATTTCTTTTGCAGAGTTTACTGCATTCTGTGTGTTCTGCAGCCTTATTTCTGTAAGGTAAGGTGAATTAGCCAGCTCGTGTGGCACAGCCTCAAGGTTATAACAGCTAATTAAAACAAGGTGCCTTAATCTTCCGAAGCGACAATTTGATGTGTCCCAAGTTTTCAAGTCTGTCAAGTGAATCAACAAGACCTGGAGCAGGCGAAAACTTCCTGCCTCTGGTTTCCAGGACTTCCCCACACATGCATTGTCTTTCAGCTTTAGGATCTCAAGGGATTCCAACTTTCCCAACTCCTTTGCCTCACTCCAATCAATCTTCGTACTTGACAAAGTTAACTTCTTCAGAGTTCGTAGATATGTGAAGAATAATTGAGGAAGCTGGATTTTTGGACTCATAATATCATTCAACATTTTCAGACGTTCCAGGCACTTAAGCTCTTCAAAACTTTCGAATCCAAGAAGAGCTTCCAATTTCCCTTCGATGCCCAATTTTTTGAGATTACAAACCTTTGCAAGCACATTTCTCGTGCAACTTTCTGGTGCAATCTTAGAAAGAGTTTGTAGGCAAGAACTTTTGCTTATTGGGTTTGAAGGCAGCGGCAGTTTCACAGGTTTATTAGTATGCAGATGCCTTAATTGTAACATTTTCCATATGCCTTCTTTTATCTCGAGGGTGGACTGATTTGTATGAAGCATAAGGGTTTGTAAATTCCAGAAATTACCAAATAATGGAGAAAGGGATTGGAATTCACCTGACACAGCAAGATACCTCATGTGAAATAGTATATAGAATTCGGGGACGAATTTAAATATGAAGGATTGAATATCACAGACTCGGATGAGTGGAAATGCTTTGGGGAGGAGTTGGATCTCAACATTTGATACGTCGATTCCTTTTGGCGAAAAACATAAGAAAGACCTAACATGTTCTGCATCTCTATGTTCGGGGATAAAATTATGTGGAATAGAGGATTTAATACATAATCGACGAGAAGTAACTGGATCACGTATAGAAGGAGTGGTCAGATTAGGAGTAGTGGGATATAGTTGTTGAAAAAGACATACCCTTTTAGCCTCCCCATTGCAGAACTCATGCACCATGTCGTGTACCCGAAATGTTTTTACTTGACCATTAGACCTCTTCTGCATCACTATCACTAAATTCCTATTGGCAATGTCATTCAAGTAATACTCTGCAATCACCTCGATTTCACTGCCACGTAAGCTAGACTTTATCAGACCCTCAGCAATCCACAAGCGAATCAATTTCCATGCAGGGATAACAAAGCCTCGAGGAAAGGCGCCAATATACAAAAAGGACGCCCTTTTATCTTGAGGCAAATGATTGTAACTCATTTCCACAATTTTCAAGCAACTTTTAGGGTCTTCCTTTTTTACAAGGTACTGTCCCACATTTTCCTCAACCAATTGCCATTCGATTTCTTCACTACAACTACTTAAAACTCCTGCAATCACCACTATTGCAAGAGGTACACCACTACAGCTTTCTAAAATTTTCTCTCCGTGTCCTACTAATTGAATCGGAAACTTCTTTCTTTTGCCAAAGACTCTCTTTTCCAACAGCTCAAAACTTTCTGGGTCTTCCAAAAATTTCAGATCGTGTAGATATGCACTGACAGGTGTAGCCACCTGTTTTTCGCGAGTGGTCATCAGAATCCGGTGGCGGCCTTTTTTGTCTGGGAAAGCTGTCTTGACAAAATTCACAGCTTTTGCCTTCCACACATCGTCCAAGACAATGAGATATCTACCTCCTTTGATCACAAAATCATGTATTTCCTTAGCTAATTGTTCCCCATTCTTATCTTGAACTCCTTCACTGCTCAACTCCAACCCTTTATGAATATTAAGAAAGATATCCTTCTCTACATATGACGGACCGACATACACCCAAATTCTTTtgaaaaattcaaatgaaatCACAGGATCATGATAGACTTTCCTTGCCAGTGTAGTTTTGCCAAGACCTGGCATACCCACAATAGAGGCAACTTCTAGATCCTCTGATCCTTCAACAAGTCGCTTTCTCACTTTTTCCGCTGACTCATCAAAACCAATCACTTCGTGATCCTCCAATGCAGAACCCTTTCAAATTATCAAACAAATTGGATATCAAAAGATCGGAGATGAAAAATCTTGCTCTTTGATTTAGCTTAAGATTTTGTTTCAGTCACAAATTTGTTTAATATTTTGTTAGGTAATTTAGCAAATATTAGTTCTTCCTTTTCCCTGGCTTAGTTTCCTTTCActctatttttgagttttaaggaGTGGTAATAACCTTCAATTTCCAGATTGTGTCCATTATTTCATGAAAAACTTGCAAAGGTTGAATCGTGTATTTTTTCTTGGGTCATATAGCAATtctatataaattaaaatttatgaCCCTCTTTTCTAATGGAATAATGAAAATCAACATGCTTTGTGTATTGTGTATAATTTTAAACCAGAAGGACACCGAACATTTACAACACTCTATTGGGGAACGAGACCGGTAATGTGCTTAGTTGTATGATTCTCCCTTATAATTGAGTACCACTAATATAGCACGACACAAAATGTTTAATTGCCACGAGGTTAGTGTATTCGTCTTCTCGAGTTATCCTTCAGGTCTAGCATTTTATTCCTTAATGACAATTGCGGTCATTTGAGATTATGGAAGTAGAGCTTTCACAAAATTATCATGGATGCTTTTGGGAAACATAGGATTTTCCCCCTTGAGTTTTAGTTGTTGACTATGAAATTTTGGTATATAAGGAAAGTCAGTAATGTTCACATTATATTTGCATGTGTATGGAGCTTAATTAAAATTTGTCaataatttatatacaaatataaagataaaaaataaaatttgatgaGGAACCTCCCCATGCTCACGGATGTACTATTTAtctcttatttcttctttttttggaaattttcccGTCTACAAGATTCTTAAATAAACCCACAAGAAAAAACACATCACTTTTGAATTAATGTACAATTGTTTTTAATGTTTATTCGGTCCGATGATTTATACACAGTTTACTTGCCTCGGTGCAGTTTATTCAGTAGAGCAGAGATGAGCAATTTCGTCAAGGTTGAATTTCTCTTCGGATCAGTTTGTGTTTTCCTTAACTCTTGGTTTATTTTTGTTTCCACATTATTACCTCCACTATATAGATGTAAAAAAGTAATTTGTCCTATCTAAGTTATCAAATAAATTATAGTAGTAAATATTTGTCTTGAAATGCAAATCTTTGacgagaataaaataaatatattaggaATTATGCTAAATATATGTTTTCCCTACAATTATAGAGAATTTTAGTTTTGTGATTTGTCTTTAACTATTACAGCTATTACGTACATTTATCTTTAAAATTTGACCCGAATGACTGTATTAATTCATTGGTTTATATTCATATTTAATCTTATTTGACTGTAACGTTAAGCCCCATTACAACTACTAAAACATTcatttgtttaatcatatttcTTACTGTTAAATGTTCACATTGATTTCCTCTTTCCAGGTCTTACCAATCACTTTTTACGATCAAGTTTTGCTTCTCTCAGTCAGCAATGGCGAGCAACACTAATCTCCCCATTTTGTGCTTTCAGATTTCAAAAAGGTCTTTAATTTTTATGATTGTTGCTTATCAGTTTTGGTCgcacttatttgtggaaagtgaTTTAAGTTGTCACTTTGAGGAAAGCTCGTTCAGATGGCATCACACGACAATTATGTGAAATTCATAGCAGAAAGTTTGAAAAATAAGATGTGTGTTAAATAAGATATGGGGGGATTGTATATTGGTGAGCTTATACAAACGTGTGTGAGTTTTGTGTTAAGCATAGATAGACATGATTTTTTAATTTACCTGTCTATTCATAAAATAAATAACTTCTTTTAATTTAATCAATATGTATGatcataaatcatcaataatgacACATCTAATGCCATTCCACAACCTAGGCTACTTATTTGATACATTTAAACCACTTCTCAATTGGTATTTAACTTAGAAAATGATTGTGATGGAGAAATTATATTGCTTATGAAGGCTGGATGCTTTTTTTTACCTCTTTATAGTATGGTGGGGCAGGTGGGCACTTTGGTTAGGATTTATGGGGATTAAAGATATATAAATACAGAAGGAAAATGCATCACCAATTTTCATGCACTTATTAGCTTTAAAGATCTAATGTGAATGGAACTTCATATTAATCTCATCCTTTACTGAAATGCTCATATTTCCTATTGCCAAGGCTAAGccaattccttttttttcatatttatttattagGAAAAATGGCATTGTATAgctgctctcaaaataatagccgaaaatttatgtttatatatatatatatatgtatatgtatatatatatgtgcgtGTGTGTATCCCCATTCGTATGACACTTTTTTTATTTTCGAGATTCAAatcttttaattttgaccatgCATTTGGTTAGCTCTTGTGCTTGTTTGCTGAGCATTATGTAAATCTTACTCCTCCTGTTTTGCTACTATGTTTTATCTTTttccatttaaaaaaatttattcaaCTATTTGTAAATGTTCTGCTTCTAGGTCTGTAGATTACTTTTTTTTCTAGTCTTTATGCAATCGCCGTCCCATTTTATGTGATGCCCTCCAATTGGATATCAAGTTTAAGAATATGGAAAGACTTTTTAACACTTGTAATATAAAATATGGCATACATTTTTGTATGCATATAACTTATAAATCATACTCTTGCTATTTCAATTTAGGAGAATTTTTTTGATTGAGCACGGTATttagggaaaaaataaaaagttttgaaatttttgattCTCGACAAGCtataatatttgtgtgactatTATTCATTTGAGATTTGTTCTTAAATATATCATAGCATTTGTATGTCTATAAAAACTTTTCATTTAGTGTAAAATAGAATATTTAAGTTAATTTCTAAATTCTTTTTTGATCAGATTCACACAAATTAAAATTGTGagggtaaaaattataaaattaaattagttctaaatataaaaataaattatctcTTTTTTAAGAGAAACCAAAAAGGAAAGCGCGTAACATAAATTTCAACCGAGAGTCGCAAAAGCGTGAGACGGAGAAATATAACCAGAAGTAACATTAGTGCTGTTTTACTCGTATAGCCAGCCAATAACCAGTCAGTTTTGTTATATATCAGTGGCGGCACCCCGTACACTAGAAGGGAATAGACCTGGAAATTAAACTATATAGCtaggtaattttaaaaaaaatatatatatatatatatagccccttgATTGTCAtcatacttttatttatttatgttttgaCTCCGGAAAAATCACCATTGCTGTATATAATTCACTTTCTCATTTGAAGTTGAGATTTTTATTATCATATTTCATAAAAGTTGGTCTATGCTTGTTATAATTAAAGAAAACGTCACCGAAAAAGAAAagcttataatatagtatatacctGGGTTTGCTGTGCAGTGCTGCTATTTTCAGGCTGCAGACCAGTCTGTGGGCTTTCCTGAACAGCTTGTTGAATCTCTTGGCGAATTTCTCGCAATTCTGTGAGGATTTTATTGATCTCCGGTAGCTTAGTCCATCTGTCAACTACTTTATCAATTGGGAAGAGTTTTTTCAATGTATTGTCTTGGTCTATCTTCGCCTGAACCAAGAATTTATCAATGCTATCCTCAGCTTTATATGCAGTACGTAGAATTTTAAGGGATAACTCATCCCACTTAGTAGGATTGTTGTTCTTATTCAGTTCTGCATAATCTGCAGCTAGTGAGGCATTTAATCCTTGAGCTTCGTCCAGCAAACTATGGAAGTCTCCTTCTGCACCTTTGATTAGCTCCTTATTTTGTCTTACTACGTTCACCAGGGTTTCCACCATAAAGCTCACCGCTTTAATAACCATTGGAAGCAGCGCAACAACCACCGCTGGATCCATTTCTCTTTCTTAGGTAAGTAAATGAACAGGAGTGAGGATTATATGTATtgtatatagagagagagagagtgagggaGATTTGCTTCACTCTTAGTAATGAGAACGTCGATTCACCATAGCTGTATATATAGGTTAATGAACGAGAAAACAATTTAATTACAAGtcgttcttttatttttaattttcaaccACTAACCACAACATGATTACTCCTTAAACTAAGTATTTTGATAAAACTACAGCTATTAGTCAATAAAATATATTTGCAAGTGAATGTCAGTTGGCTATTAGTCTATAATTTTGACAAGAGTTAGTTGGTGTATTGACGAGCGTCTTTCATTTTTTAAGTAAGAAATTGCAAGTTTGAGTTACCAAAAAGCAAAGTAGATAGTTGTTGAAGAGAGAAAGTCAAAAATTTATCGAGAACAAGTAAAACACCTTAAACTAAGTATTTTAATAAAACGACAGCTATTAGTTAATAAAATATATTTGCAAGTGAATGCCAGTTGTTTATAATTTTCAACCAATAACCACAAAATGATGACTCTTTAAACTAAGTATTTTGATAAAACGACAGCTATTAGTCAATAAAATATATTTGCAAGTGAATGCGAGTTGTTTATGGTTTTCCAATGTTAATTAAGAGCATATTTGGCCAAACATTTAGGAGGTCAAAATATATTTTACtatgaaaataattattaaaaaatttacGATGTTTGGTCAtagtggaaaatatttttgagtacaacaaacatcattttttttttttgcttttggaagaagctaaatataattaatttgttcaaaataaatttatattttaaaattatccCTCATTAATTtgacctttttatttttatttttctttccttttccttttttctacCATACCTttaatttcttctcttttttatttcaatctaatttgtattctattTCTCCTATTCCTCTTGGAGTAGTCTCTCTACAAtaacaataacccagtataatctcattagtggagtttggggagggtagtgtgtgttggaattttaagcttgtgtaACTTAAAGAGGTGAATTAGAAATGaagggaaaataaaatatttgagtttcctttggcaaagggacattgtcccatatcggaggaagaaaagacttttgataggtatatatataattgctcttcttctagctcttaaagagttaagaaaaaggcaagcctcgcgctgttgttgtcgtcgctcgctcggtTCGGCTTCAGCTTCGAAATAACCCATGACCCACGACCTGGTTCGGTCAGGCcctttcccggattattttaaatacatttttcccgcaatatttcaaacaccccttttctaacagccatggctgtttttGAAAGGCCTTTTCAGAAATAATGCCAGCAATacgaatcccagaatctttccttacaaaattttctgagctgcttcttcttcttcttctgcacaaaaattccagtgtgttttacagccttcgagtggctcATTATTCACCGGcattttggtaccaacactccggtgagttaaatcgttctatcctgggaggatatattccagcacctcgggtacttgaggggaataatttccttaaggacacactgtgtattcagtgggctcgatttattcctatactgtttttccagaatttatttcgttaaacaagtattactaactttctgttttgtttttccaaaaagtttaattgtttattacagcaatacaaaATTATAACAttcttaaggaaattaatttattatattctatattttgtttgtggagattaaaacatGTGTGGTTTtttactccttctgaattttaatattcttatttgaagatataaaaaacttcatcagtgtattgaaattcataaaatgatttgaagaacataaaaacttcatcgtttttctatgaaacagtatataaaaacttcggttttatttattatacatactgTTTTTGTTAATAACAGTATTGTTTACTATTCTGATTTTGCCATTAATCGAACTCTTGTGTTGTttacagtgagaaatggcaattgataacggaaattcttctgcgactatTGCGGCAACGACGATGGCCTCATCAAGCCGGACTGTTGTTCCACCGGTAGAGAAACCGGGGAAATTTtccggagccaacttcaaaggatggcagcaaagggtgttcttctaGCTTAacacacttggtatgcagaaattcactagtaAAGAACCTCCAGTGCCTACTGCGGACATGACGGAcaacgagaaattcatgattgatgaggcgtggaagcaggaagattttctttgcaaaagcTATATCTTAAgtgctttagaggatgacttgtacaatgtgtacaaTGCGATGAATACtttgaaagaattatgggacgcacttgagaagaagtacaagactgaagatgcatgcttgaagaagttcgtggttgccaagtttctagactataaaatgatagacagtaaAACTGTTGGAACCTAAGTttaggagcttcaacttatttttcatgaccttattgctgaaggtatggtcgtgaatgaagtATTTCAAGTGGCtggaatgattgaaaaattgcctcattCGTGGaaagatttcaagaactatcttaagcacaagcgctaagaaatgaagttggaagatcttgtgattcgtctcaagatcgtggaaattcaacgatcatgggagctaatatcgttgaggagattGCTCCAAAACGTAAGAAcagaaagaggtcttctggatagactaaggagcagaacaaaaagaaattcaagggtagcttctacaattgtggaaaaaccggtcacaaagcccctgatttTCGTCTCCCAAAAAtgtataagaagaagggacaggccaacgtagtggagaagaatgatgccATTGATGATATGTGTGCAATGCTTTcagaatgcaacctagttggaaatccgaaggagtggtgaattgactctggagccactcgacatgtttgtgctgtcaaggaagcatttgcgacttactctactgttggtctcgaagaagagctttccatgggaaatactgcaacagccaagattgaaggttatgggaaggtactcctgaagatgacttccagcaaggtgttaacgctcaacaactttcttcatgttcctactattaggaagaatttagtttctacttctttgcttgttaagaatggattcaaatgtgtatttgtttctgataaagttgttgtaagcaagaatgaaatgtatgttagAAATGGCTACCTCATagagggcctcttcaaactaaatgtaatggttgttgacagtatgaataaaattgcagcttcttcttatttattggagtcaaatgatttatggcatattcgtttaggacatgtcaattacaaaactgtgcggaagttaattaatttagaagtgttgtctaaattcgagtgtaataaattaaaatgtcaaatatgtgttgagtctaaATTTGTAAAACATCtttataagtctattgaaaggaattcaaatcctttagacttaattcatactgacatttgtgatatgaagtcgacaccatctcgagatggaaaaaagtattttattacttttattgacaaCTGCActtgatattgttatgtttatttgcttaatagtaatgatgaagcaattgaagcatttaagcaatacaagaatgaagtggagaatcaattgaataaaaagatcaaaatgattagaagtgataggggtggagaatatgaatttccatttgcagaaatatgttcggaatatggaattatccatcaaactactgcaccttacacacctcaatccaatggaattgcggaaaggaaaaatcggacattaaaggaaatgatgaattctttattaataagttccggattaccgcagagtttgtggggcgaagctatccttacagctaaccgaatactcaacagagtaccccacagcaaaacgcaatctattccatatgaaaaatggaaaggaagaaaatccaacttgaaatatttcaaagtgtgggggtgtctagcaaaggtacaaaaGGGTTAAAAACGGACCAAAACTattgattgcgttttcattggatatgctacaaacaatAATGCATGtcagtttttggttcataaatccgataatcccgaaattcacgttaatacggtaatggaatcagataatgctgaattctttgaaagcatctatccgtataaaattGAATGTGAGtcattaagtgaaagacctaaacgacctcgagaaaaaccaaaggaaaatactccaagtatagaagatccaaagcgtagcaaacgtcaaagaacatctacttcctttggaccagattttgtgacattcttgcttgaaaatgagcctcaaacttttaaataagctatgtcatcttctgattcagcgttttggaaagaggcagtcaatagtgagattcaatcaattttggataaccatacatgggaattggtagatcttcctccgggaaataagcctttaggttcgaaatggatctttaaacggaaagtgaaaactgatggcactattgacaaatataaggcaagacttgttgtcaaaggttatagacaaaaggaaggccttgattactttgacacttactcgccagtaacgaggataacatctattagggtgttagtggcactagcggtcatgtatggtcttgaaatccatcaaatggatgttaaaacagctttcttaaatggagaattataggaagagatttacatggaacaacctgagggttttgtggtaactggtaaagaaaagaaagtttgcaaacttgttaagtcgctttatggacttaaacaagcacccaaacaatggcatgccaaatttgaccaaacaatgttggcaagtgggtttacattaaaaacacttcaagtcatgaagtcattgtttgtttatatgttgatgacatgttgataatgagcaaaaatatggcagatataaatgctactaagcgcatgttggctagcaaattcgatatgaaagacttaggagttgctgatgtgatcttaggaatcagaattcacaagactccacaaggtctagcattatcacagtctcactacattgaaaaggtacttgacaagttcaagtatttggatttcaaaattgccaagactccaattgacgtgagttatgcacttcaaaagaatgaaggtgaaagtgactcacaactggattatgcaagagtattggaaagtttgatgtatatcatgaattgtacacgaccagatatagcatgtgcttttagtaactgagtcggtttacaagtaatcccaatcacatacattggatggcaatgaaacgagttttggggtattgCAAACAGACCCAAAATTATGCTTttcattataacaaatatccctctatgatcgagggatatagtgatgcaaattggatcattggaacatctgaagttaaatccatgagtggatatgttttcacaattggaggttgagcagtgtcttggaaatcatccaaacaaacgtgcatcgcccgttctacaatggaatctgaattcatagctttagataaggacggtgaagaagctgaatgactccggaatttcttggaagatattccattttggcccaaacctttggcacctatttgtatacattgtgatagtcaagcggaaataggcagggcagggagcgttatgtataacggaaaatctcatcatatacgacggagatacaataccgttagacaactactctctagtggtgttatcacaattgactacataaagtcaagagataacgtgtcggatccacttacaaaaggcctatctagagaggcagttgaaagatcatcaaagggaatggggttaaggtctaggacaagtcatcatgacggtaactctacctagcagactggagatcccacgagctaggttcaaagagatcaaacaaagttatgaatgacggttcaacattgtcaaataactcaactcattctcgtgatgaagacaatgttcagaaatcgaggtaaagcattaaggctttttgatgagtcaacaaagcttaaaggttttttaatgatttgctaagtctagcaggatatgaccagatagtgtgtctataggattacacgtttagaaatcacctatgtgagtgtgaagtgtaatccacttcaaggggaatgaaagtaaaggcccattctctaagcactcatgaaaccaggcggtgttcatggctgaaacggacacaaccgtgagaaccatagatggttaaggattaattgtgtgacttatgctgtctaggtatacaacaaagctcgacggttcaaagatatcaaatctaccgattgaccgagtatatccgatataagttcactacggaaagttcaaagggaaccctacttatccagatgcaactaattcttgcatgtaaaacacacacgcgtccatgcattcctttattttatagccattccccattcatgtgggggattgttgaaattttaagcttgtgtagcttaaagagggtgaatgagaaatagagggaaaatgaaatatttgagtttcccttggcaaagggacattgtcccatatcggaggaagaaaaggcttttgatgggtatatatataattgctcttcttctaactcttaaagagttaagaaaaaggcaagcctcgcgccgtcgtcatcgtcgctcgctcggttcagcttcggcttcggcttcggcttcggattcagatttggatttggtcaacgattgattgattaatctttttggacaatttttttttcaattatttaattaattaattaaataattaacgaaaaaatCAATCTGGAATAACCCTTGACCCGCGACCCAGTTCGGTCAGGCcctttcccggattattttaaatacatttttcccgcaatatttcaaacccttttccaacagccatggttgtttctgaaaggttgcatttcagaaacaatgccagcaactctataaatagagtttgaatcccagaatctttccttaacttcttcttcttattcaGCACAAAAATTCTAGTGTGTTTTATAGCCTTTGAGTGGCACGATGTTCACCGGCATTTTGGTACCAACACTACGGTGAGTTAAATTATTCTATCCTgagaggatatattccagcacctcgggtacttgaggggaataatttccttaaggacacactatgtattcagtgggctcgatttattcctatactgtttttccagaatttatatcgttaaacaagtattactaactttctgttttatttttccataaagtttaattgtttattacagcaatacagaattataacagtgtgtacgcagactttacccctaccctggggtagagagaccGTTTCCCATTGACCCtaggctccctccctccaagagctccccaccttg
Proteins encoded in this window:
- the LOC142171521 gene encoding putative late blight resistance protein homolog R1B-14: MDPAVVVALLPMVIKAVSFMVETLVNVVRQNKELIKGAEGDFHSLLDEAQGLNASLAADYAELNKNNNPTKWDELSLKILRTAYKAEDSIDKFLVQAKIDQDNTLKKLFPIDKVVDRWTKLPEINKILTELREIRQEIQQAVQESPQTGLQPENSSTAQQTQGSALEDHEVIGFDESAEKVRKRLVEGSEDLEVASIVGMPGLGKTTLARKVYHDPVISFEFFKRIWVYVGPSYVEKDIFLNIHKGLELSSEGVQDKNGEQLAKEIHDFVIKGGRYLIVLDDVWKAKAVNFVKTAFPDKKGRHRILMTTREKQVATPVSAYLHDLKFLEDPESFELLEKRVFGKRKKFPIQLVGHGEKILESCSGVPLAIVVIAGVLSSCSEEIEWQLVEENVGQYLVKKEDPKSCLKIVEMSYNHLPQDKRASFLYIGAFPRGFVIPAWKLIRLWIAEGLIKSSLRGSEIEVIAEYYLNDIANRNLVIVMQKRSNGQVKTFRVHDMVHEFCNGEAKRVCLFQQLYPTTPNLTTPSIRDPVTSRRLCIKSSIPHNFIPEHRDAEHVRSFLCFSPKGIDVSNVEIQLLPKAFPLIRVCDIQSFIFKFVPEFYILFHMRYLAVSGEFQSLSPLFGNFWNLQTLMLHTNQSTLEIKEGIWKMLQLRHLHTNKPVKLPLPSNPISKSSCLQTLSKIAPESCTRNVLAKVCNLKKLGIEGKLEALLGFESFEELKCLERLKMLNDIMSPKIQLPQLFFTYLRTLKKLTLSSTKIDWSEAKELGKLESLEILKLKDNACVGKSWKPEAGSFRLLQVLLIHLTDLKTWDTSNCRFGRLRHLVLISCYNLEAVPHELANSPYLTEIRLQNTQNAVNSAKEIKRKKLEMQAPGNIEFNLVIFPPQADAN